Genomic segment of uncultured Desulfobacter sp.:
AATCCGTCCGCTGATAAAGGCAAAGGCTTCAATGAGCCTTTCAATATGGGGATCTTCGCACTTGTCCGGTTCAAGTTGCAGGCGTCCGGCAATTTTAGGATATTTTCGGGCAAAATGGCCACCCATCTCCCGGACAAAGGTCAGTTCCTGTTCGTAATATTTTAAAAGTGTGTCATCCATGGTGCAGTAAATTTTTATAGACCATTTAAACAGGTCATTTAATGGGAAATGATGTAGCAGTTCCGGCCCACATCAAAAAAGGTATCAAATGAGACCGGCTCATTGAGCGGGTCCACCACGAGCATGCCGGTAATAATGAAATAGAGCTGTCCTTTTTTTTTGCCTTGCCGGTCGAGGCGGACCGCCGCTTTTTTCAGTCTGGGTTCATATTTTTGGATTGCCGATTCAATCTCCTTGCATAGTTTTTGACGTACAATACTCGTTTCCGGGTTCTCCACGGAAAAATCCCGGATACCGTAGCCGATCAAAGAGGCGTTCAGATTCGTAAAGGATTTAGGAATCTCAATGGGGCTGCACCGGGTATTCAGCAGGTTTTCAATATCCCGGATCACACTGTTGATGATCGTCTGCTCAGACACAATACGCTGCTGTTCAGACTCCCGGGTCTGTGATGGATCATCATCCAGGAGCCTGTCCAGCAACGAGGCTGTGAGATTAACTGAATCGGTCATAAATCCTTAAACGCCTGTGTTGTTAACGTTCTTAGCCTTGGGCCGGGGGAGGTAATTCCGCCACCAGGCGCAGGGATACAGACAATTCATCCAGCTGAAAATGGGGCTTGAGAAAACTGACCGCCCTGTAGGCCCCGGGTTTTCCCGGAATTTCAGATACGTCAATTCTGGCCTCACGCAAGGGATACTTGGCCTTCATATCCTGGGTGGCGTTGTCATCCAGCAGCACATAGTTGCTGATCCACCGGTTCAGGTAGTCTTCGGCATTCTTGCGGGTCATGAAACTGCCGATTTTGTCTCGCATGATGGATTTGAGATAATGGGCAAACCGTGCCGTGGCCATGATATATTGCAGCTGGGACGACAGCCTGGCATTGGCATTGGCCGCATCCGTATCAAAGACTTTGGGTTTGTTGCAGCTCTGGGTGCTAAAAAAGGCGGCATAGTCCGTGCCTTTGCAGTGGACCAGGGGGATGAATCCCAGATCCGCCAGCTCTTTTTCCCGCCGGTCTGTAATGGCAATTTCCGTGGGACATTTGAGGGCCACATCCCCTTCATCGGTTTTAAAGGTGTGAACCGGCAGGTCCTGGACCAGGCCGCCGCCTTCAACCCCTCTGATGGCGGCACACCATGAATGCTTGGCAAAGGCTTCGGTGAGCCGGGTGCCTAAGGCATAGGCGGCATTGCCCCACAGATACCGCCTGTGGTCGGTGCCGTCCACTTTTTCTTCAAAGTCAAAGGCTTCCACCGGCACCGTGTTCTTGCCGTAGGGCAGGCGCATGAGGATGTGGGGCATGGCCAGGGCCACATATCTTGAATCCTCGGATTCTCTGAACGAGCGCCATTTTGCATATTCGTCCCCGGAAAATATTTTGGCCATATCCCGGGGATTGCCAAGCTCCGTAAAGCTGTCCATGTTAAACAATTCAGGGCCTGCCGCAGACAAAAAGGGCGCATGGGCAGCCGCGGCCACGCCTGAAATTTTATTGAGCAGGGCCATATCCTGGGGGTGGCTGGTGAATTCATAATCGCCGATCAACGCCCCGTAAGATGACCCGCCGAACATACCGAACTCCTCTTCATACACCTTCTTAAACAGGGAGGACTGGTCAAATTCCGAGGCCTTTTCCATATCCTTGAGCAGATCTTTTTTGGATACGTTCATGACCCGAAGTTTCATGCGTTCGCTGGTTTCGGTTTTGTCGACCAGGTAGCCAAGGCCGCGCCAGGAGCCTTCAAGTTTTTGAAAATCCTCGTGGTGCATCACCTCATTGAGCTGGTCTGAGATCAGTTTGTCAATCTGGCTGATTCTTGCATTGATCATGGCCTCGGTGTCTTTGGAAACGGTGATCTCCCCGTCCATGACCTGGGAGACAAATTCCCCCACAAGATCCTTGGCCCATGTTTTTTGGCTTTCATCCCGGGCAAGACGCCCCTGGGCGATTATTTGATCCAGGAGGCTCTCTTCCTGGACGGTCTCTTCGGTTTCCGGGGCATCCGGCTGAACCTGCTGTTCTTTATCCGACATGGGATTTCTCCTTATGATAAATTTTTCACGATTGACTATTCATCGCTTTTTTTACCGGTCTCCTGGCTCAGTTTTGTCAGGGCGTCGGTATTGGAGATGACCTCCTGGAGCAGTTCATCCAGTCTGTCGTTTCCGTCAAGCTTGTTTAAAAGGCCGGTGAGCTTCTCCCTGGCCTCCACAAGCTTGCGAATGGGTTCCACCTGCCGGGCCACTTTTTCGGGATGGAAATCCTCCATGCTTTCAAATTTAAGTTCAACGGCAATGGCCGTATCTTCATCGGTCAGCTTGTTGTCCACCCGATAGGCTAACCGGGGAGCCATTCCCTTGAGTACATTGTTAAAGTTATCCCTGTCGATCTCCACAAATTTGCGCTCTTTGAGTTTGGGTAACGGTTGTTCCGGTTTCCCTGAAAGGTCTGAAAGCACCCCCATAACAAAGGGGATTTCCTTCATCTCA
This window contains:
- the tssE gene encoding type VI secretion system baseplate subunit TssE, which gives rise to MTDSVNLTASLLDRLLDDDPSQTRESEQQRIVSEQTIINSVIRDIENLLNTRCSPIEIPKSFTNLNASLIGYGIRDFSVENPETSIVRQKLCKEIESAIQKYEPRLKKAAVRLDRQGKKKGQLYFIITGMLVVDPLNEPVSFDTFFDVGRNCYIISH
- the tssC gene encoding type VI secretion system contractile sheath large subunit, whose product is MSDKEQQVQPDAPETEETVQEESLLDQIIAQGRLARDESQKTWAKDLVGEFVSQVMDGEITVSKDTEAMINARISQIDKLISDQLNEVMHHEDFQKLEGSWRGLGYLVDKTETSERMKLRVMNVSKKDLLKDMEKASEFDQSSLFKKVYEEEFGMFGGSSYGALIGDYEFTSHPQDMALLNKISGVAAAAHAPFLSAAGPELFNMDSFTELGNPRDMAKIFSGDEYAKWRSFRESEDSRYVALAMPHILMRLPYGKNTVPVEAFDFEEKVDGTDHRRYLWGNAAYALGTRLTEAFAKHSWCAAIRGVEGGGLVQDLPVHTFKTDEGDVALKCPTEIAITDRREKELADLGFIPLVHCKGTDYAAFFSTQSCNKPKVFDTDAANANARLSSQLQYIMATARFAHYLKSIMRDKIGSFMTRKNAEDYLNRWISNYVLLDDNATQDMKAKYPLREARIDVSEIPGKPGAYRAVSFLKPHFQLDELSVSLRLVAELPPPAQG
- the tssB gene encoding type VI secretion system contractile sheath small subunit, translated to MAKESQQHTLDRVRAPRVQITYDVEKGDAIEMKEIPFVMGVLSDLSGKPEQPLPKLKERKFVEIDRDNFNNVLKGMAPRLAYRVDNKLTDEDTAIAVELKFESMEDFHPEKVARQVEPIRKLVEAREKLTGLLNKLDGNDRLDELLQEVISNTDALTKLSQETGKKSDE